In Nicotiana tabacum cultivar K326 chromosome 19, ASM71507v2, whole genome shotgun sequence, one DNA window encodes the following:
- the LOC107764069 gene encoding serine/threonine-protein kinase PEPKR2-like → MRKKRKGCEIPCPYKKQREIWDSTSTHDSMISNLKKTHFSLEECSRRLKKRCKEDDAVGLGSCSRTSIRLAAATAPAPGGSSSISLCTRGLKRKIGCIDAATQMGRKNKIEDDYVMGEALGKGKFGSVFMCRSKLTGVEFACKTLPKGEETVHREVEIMQHLSGHPGVVTLQSVYEDGESFHLVMELCSGGRLIDRMTKEGRFSEQKAANIFKDLMLVTQYCHDMGVVHRDIKPENILLTASGKIKLADFGLAMRIANGQSLSGLAGSPAYVAPEVLTGDYGKKTDIWSAGVLLHALLVGVLPFQGGSLDALFEAIKSMKLDFHSEKWQSVSKPARDLLERILTRDVAARITAEEVLSHPWMLFYTERTLKTVSVRLKPKHFSGTPSQIPTTTSRLESDGKKRYSKSNTGETEDLRCESLNRESGESDESDDSGLVDVLAAAILHCRISEPKRSRLCVTSSPIREQCSSNLKSSLCKAF, encoded by the exons ATGAGGAAGAAGAGAAAAGGATGTGAAATTCCGTGCCCTTATAAAAAACAGAGAGAAATATGGGATTCAACTTCAACCCATGATTCGATGATATCGAATTTGAAAAAAACCCATTTTTCATTAGAGGAATGTTCTAGAAGGTTGAAAAAGAGGTGCAAGGAAGATGATGCTGTTGGCCTAGGATCTTGTAGTAGAACTAGTATTAGGCTTGCTGCTGCAACTGCTCCGGCGCCAGGTGGCAGTTCGTCGATTAGTTTGTGTACCCGaggtttgaaaagaaaaataggatgTATAGATGCAGCCACACAAATGGGTAGGAAGAATAAGATTGAAGATGATTATGTAATGGGGGAAGCATTAGGGAAAGGTAAATTTGGGTCagtttttatgtgtaggagtaAGTTGACTGGGGTTGAATTCGCCTGCAAGACGCTGCCTAAAGGCGAAGAGACGGTTCATAGGGAAGTGGAGATAATGCAACACTTATCGGGGCACCCAGGTGTGGTGACATTGCAGTCTGTCTATGAGGATGGGGAAAGTTTTCATTTGGTGATGGAGTTGTGTTCCGGTGGGAGGTTGATTGACCGGATGACGAAGGAGGGTAGGTTTTCGGAACAGAAGGCTGCTAATATATTTAAGGATTTGATGTTGGTGACACAGTATTGTCATGATATGGGAGTTGTACATAGGGATATTAAGCCTGAGAATATCCTTTTAACTGCTTCTGGGAAGATAAAGCTTGCAGATTTCGGCTTGGCTATGAGGATTGCCAATG GTCAGAGTTTAAGTGGGTTGGCTGGAAGTCCTGCTTATGTGGCCCCTGAAGTTCTTACAGGGGATTACGGGAAAAAGACTGATATTTGGAGTGCTGGTGTTCTTTTACATGCTCTACTAGTTGGTGTTCTTCCGTTTCAAGGGGGATCTCTGGATGCTCTTTTTGAGGCAATTAAAAGCATGAAACTTGATTTTCACTCCGAAAAATGGCAATCTGTGTCTAAACCTGCACGAGATCTTCTTGAGCGGATTCTCACAAGGGATGTTGCTGCAAGGATAACTGCAGAAGAAGTACTAA GTCATCCATGGATGCTGTTCTACACAGAGCGAACTTTGAAGACAGTGTCTGTCAGGTTGAAGCCAAAGCATTTCTCTGGTACACCAAGCCAAATACCAACAACTACCTCTAGACTAGAATCAGATGGAAAGAAGAGATACAGTAAATCTAACACTGGGGAAACCGAAGATTTAAGGTGTGAAAGTTTGAATAGAGAATCTGGAGAATCTGACGAATCCGACGACTCTGGCTTAGTTGATGTGCTTGCAGCAGCGATATTGCATTGCAGGATATCTGAACCAAAAAGGAGCAGATTGTGTGTGACAAGTAGTCCAATAAGGGAACAATGTTCGTCTAACTTGAAGTCTAGCCTATGCAAGGCTTTTTGA